TTTGAACTTCTGTGAAAAGAGTAGTGTTATCTTCTATAGAAATATCATCATTGCCATACAATAACTTATTGACACTTAGTGGATGAAATAATCTTGTTTTAGTAAATAGTTCTCTTCTTTGATGTGAAAAACGAGTGCATTTAAAGAAGTAGTGTTCTGCGTCTTCCGTTTTGGATCCGCAGTCGCAGTTTGGATTTTCCCTGATGTGATTATTTAACAAGTCGGCGTTTAGATTACTGCACTTGTTTCGTATCCTAGCGTGAAACACAGAGTATCTTCTGTCATCGattaagtaaaaattttaaagtagGGAATTGTGGAGgcttgaaaatttctttaagtttacttttgaaaGCCGAAAGAGTTGGTAGCTGACGAGTTTCAATGTTCAGATCATTCCATAACTTTATTGCAGAGGGAATAGTAGACTGGGAGTAAATTTCAATACGCCTGGATAAAAATCGGCATTGTTTCTTAAATTGTACTGGTTTAAGTCATTCACGATCGATGgaaataaatctagtaaataTGTTGGAAGATCATCATTTTTTACTTTGcatgttaaaattaatttttgtatttttttctttgcgGTCAGAAAGAGAAACTCATCCAATTTCGTTAAGAAGTCTTTCTATTGATATTGAACGCGTTAGCCTAGTAACAATACGCGCTGCTTCAAGCTGAATCTTTTCTAAttgatctttttcataattcgCACAGTTATCCCAAACAACAGAGTCATATTCTAGAACTGGTCTCAAGTAAGCTACAGTCGAGACTGTCTTAACGACTCCCTGaattaagagactccctgtcatatgcgactcTATTTTTTGCTCCGGACGCAATTCACTATAAATatagtctgaattaagcaaccccctgtcttacgcgacaagcgactgtgaaatttGGCTCCCGTATCAATtgttagaccgttttcagcgactttgagacgctccctcgtaCGTTTCACACGACAGAGTTGCCGTTCCtgatctcgcgtgaagttgttggCGGAggcgagaacttatttgtttacaaaagatGGCCgctgaaaaaagcaaaaaaaagagTAGTTTTGACTTTGGAGCAGCGTGTTAGGGCGATAGAAATGTTAGATCGGGGAAAACCAGCTTATAAAATTGCTGAGGAATTCGGGGTCGGTAAGACACAAATTCAAAATCTACGTAAAAGAAAGCTGGAGGTGTTATCTGACTTTGAAAACAATGTACCCGGTCAATCAAAAAGAAGACGATACCTGACAGGAAATGAGGAAGTTAACACATTGACTTACGAATGGTTTAAAGATGctgtaaataaaagaattaatatcACAGGACCATTGATACAGGAACAAGCCCTCCATTTTGCAGCCAAACAAGGAAATTCTTCATTCAAAGCTTCTAAAGGCTGGCTGGAAAGTTTTATTAAGAGACATGATATTTCGTTTGGGTCTATGAGTGGAGAGAGGGGGGATGTAAAACAGTCAACAATTACTGAATGGGCGGAAAAATTACCAACATTATGTGCAGATTACAaaccagaaaatatatttaacatggaTGAAACGGGTTTGTTTTTTCGTGACAGTGGGCGTAAGACATACCGATTAAAAGGTGATGATTGTGCCGGAGGGAAAAGATCAAAGGAGCGAATAACAGTTGCATTGTGTTCAAGCATGACCGGTGAGAAGGTTAAACCTCTTGTAATCGGTAAATCTCGTAGCCCGAGGTGTTTTGGTAGAATGGACGTGAAAACACTGCCTGTGgattattatttcaataaaaaagcGTGGATGAACAGTTATATCTATGAAGAATTCTTAAAGTCACTCAACAGAAAAATGAAGAgtcaaaacagaaacattttactGTTTGTCGATAATGCACCTTCACATCCCCAAGTCAAACTCAGCAATATTAAAGTACAGTTTCTGCCAGTCAATACAACTTCTGTCACACAGCCTATGGATCAGGGGATAATCCAGACAGTAAAACTCAAATTCAGAAAACGTCAGGTAGGTtatatcttcgggtattttttcagatattttttcacACATAAATCAGTAGTAGCTAAGGTCCTTAAAATCATTGTTGTTAAGAACATACTAAAGAACTGCTGCGGCCGCttatcatgttagttttttttttatttgaaaaagaattCTGCTTAAACTAGTGCTAAGAGTGAGAGGGGTCTTGCACTTTTCATTGCCTATCGGGAATAAACTCAGTCAAACATTATCtattcacagattttattattttttctttttct
The Mercenaria mercenaria strain notata unplaced genomic scaffold, MADL_Memer_1 contig_4732, whole genome shotgun sequence DNA segment above includes these coding regions:
- the LOC123543979 gene encoding tigger transposable element-derived protein 4-like yields the protein MLDRGKPAYKIAEEFGVGKTQIQNLRKRKLEVLSDFENNVPGQSKRRRYLTGNEEVNTLTYEWFKDAVNKRINITGPLIQEQALHFAAKQGNSSFKASKGWLESFIKRHDISFGSMSGERGDVKQSTITEWAEKLPTLCADYKPENIFNMDETGLFFRDSGRKTYRLKGDDCAGGKRSKERITVALCSSMTGEKVKPLVIGKSRSPRCFGRMDVKTLPVDYYFNKKAWMNSYIYEEFLKSLNRKMKSQNRNILLFVDNAPSHPQVKLSNIKVQFLPVNTTSVTQPMDQGIIQTVKLKFRKRQLQHMVRGMEQHPAMQGSELLKQITILDAIYWLSNSWSEVETNTIVKCFSKAGFSIDNFACSSIADFDVSEEDCDEDDDVPLAVMQMSLELFGCNFKDLVKIDEEVLTCETQNTNWGAPIENLLSEFMPDKCSFSESLDEGDDSDENENDLSVHIPTYSETCDFVNKLKTFAVNVGNSILMDNIVKFDDELCKVIVNKPKQSQITDFFEKRTL